AAGGGCTTCAATGGTGTCGAAAATGCCCGAGGAATACGACTTGTTATAATAACACTAACGAGGTTAGCGGCCCTGCTTGTCTTGCCCAGAATCACTGGGGCTGGGCTGAGCGGGAGGCGATGGTGGATTTGTCTTGGGGCAAGGGAGGCAAACCTGCTCTTAGCATTAAGTGAGAATAGCGCCTGCCTTTCtcgattgtttttaaaatttcctatttGAGCCTGCTTGCATTCCAAATATTTTGTAGGTGCTCAGAATTTCTTATCACTTTGTCTGGGCACATCGCCTGCCTACAACCTAGAATCTCAGAGCTAAAAGGAACCTTGGAGAGACTAGAGAGGTCAGGCGACTTGCTCAGGCTCATACAAACAGGTGAAGCCATAACTTGTACTACAACCCAGGTCTTCCACAGTGGCGATGTCTCTCTTACATAACCTGTGTTGTTGAGCAAGAATAAATCCTCActtatacactcacacacacatgttgGTGCCCTATCCTGATGGCGCTAAGGACACTAAATCCATGGCTGGGTTTCCTGATGTTGTCTGCCCTGCCTCTAAATTGCCTCAGTTGTTCCCAGAGACACTCTTGCCAGAGTGTCTCAAACTGAAGGACAGCAGCTGCCTTGGGTCTTCCCATTGTGTTTTTTCCCTCCCTTGTCCTCTCCTTGCCTCCCCAGCAGGATTTCTAGAAAGCTTGACCGGTACTCCAATACACGCCTGCAACGACATGGATTCATCCGCCCTCCTGCCACACATAGTTCTTGAGGCACTCAAGATATCCTAGGGTGCTCTCTGGGGTTGCGCTTAGCTTACATTTGAAATTTAAGGCTGTGATCCATGGAGGAGGCGAATCCCTCCCATCCAGAGGCTCAAGAAATTCTCACAAGTCtccgatttttaaaaatttccccctccccatctccctctcctACCACCAGCAGTTTAATTTCTCTTGACATTTTGCTTGCCCTCACTGTCAGTCAGGGGCACTCAGTAATTTTAAAGCCCTTGTAGTTTCAATCTGATTTTGCACATTTGAGATGGGCTTTTGAGAAGGGTAGAACTTGGAACTCAAGAAGACCCCATGGCAGAATCTCCAAAGGGGCTATGGAAATGTATGCATTTGAGGAGGGGGTACTTTCAGCTACCTCCAAACCATCTGGGGTCTGCCCACCTTCTAGGCCCCAGCGTCCCCATCAGAAAGCCTTTGCAGGCAGCTTTCAGAATAGGGCTTGCACCTGCCAGGCCTCCCCTCAGCTCCGCGGTACTCCAGGCAACCTCAAGGTCCAGTCACTGTAGCCTGAGTCAGACCTCCCCAGTACCCCTCCTGAACTTCCTAGTTGCCCCTTTTGCCAGAGATGAGGGTGCAGCAGAGGCTGGTGGGAGCAAGGACTGAGTTACCGCCGTGTGCCGAGCCACCCACCTGTGGAAGAAGAGCAGGATGGAGAGCATGGTCTGGTCGATGTTGCGGTTGCAGATGCCCTCGTTGATCAGGTAGCAGGGGTCCCGCAGCACCGGCTCTAGCGAATCCTGCCGCATTATGCTGTTGAGCTTGTCGGTATTGAGGTTCTCAAAGACCAGCTTTTCCTGCAGCTGCCGAAAGTTGCTCACTATAGGGCTGCCCGGGTTGTTGTTCTCCCCGCTGCTGCCTCGCTGGAGCCCACTCCGATGGGCCAGGTCCAGGCAGCAGTTGCAGCAGTCGAGGCCGACAGGTGAGCGGCAATCGAGCTTGGACTGGGCCATCTCAGGCTCGGAGGTCGCCTGGCCTGCGAGGTCAGGGGCGGCTGGCAGGTGCGCGCCCACCGAGCTGGCCTGAGGGGACTCCAGGGTGCCTGGAAAAGACAAGCTGTGAGGAAAAGAGTTGGAAATTAGCGCCTAAAGCCAGCCACCTTCGGCTTGGCCCCCTTCTGGCTGTACTGCTCCGGGTGCGAATAGAAACAGCTGGACAAACAGCTCCGAGCGGATCCTTCGGGCtcacttcctcctcttcctccttctcctccccctcctcttgaGGCTGGGGCCGCCCCCCTGAGGTGCCACACGCGGCCCCAGCGCAGTCCCAAGTTTCCCAAGTGTGAGCGGGGATTGGGGCGGACCTGTGGAGGCAGGAAGGGCgggcagcagggcagagggaGAGCCAGGGCGCGcccttgctccctccctcctttgctccctccctccccggTTTGCAGGCTCTCAGGCTCTCGGGCTCCCCTGGGCTGTGACGGCTGAGCGGTGGCAGGAGCTGAGAGCGAGTGAGCTAGTGAGCGGTCTGCACGCCCGGGAGTCAGCACTGGGATATGACAGCATGTAAATTACCCTAGAGGGGACGACGGAGGACGGTCCTCCGCCGCTTCTCCGGCTGGCGGGCGGGGGCCCCGAGCGGGCTGGATCCTGTCCCTCCACCCCTCGCCCCACCCCGCCCGCACCCTTGTGCCCTGGCATCCACGCTGCCGCTCGCACCCTCGCCCGCGCTCCTGGGAGCCGGCCCGGCTCTCACTCTCTCGGCGAGCCGGACGCTTCGGTTCAGGCTCTTTCAACGCTCATGGCGCATCCTCCGCCAGAAATACGCACGCCGCCCACCCGGACTGCCGTACCCCCTCAGTGGCCCGGTCTCGCGGGGCTCGAGCTCGGCGTGAGGGCAAATGTCTCTAGTCTCACCTCGAATGGGTCCCCCTACAGAAGAGACGACGCCCTCGAGAGCCCCAAGTGTTGTAGCCTTAAACTGCCGCCCTCCAAAGCCCCCCTTtttctgggggggggggggcctgCAAGGAGAGCGGTTGCCTCTGCAGAGAGTCAGAGAGTGCCAGGCACACATTAGGAGTACCCAATAAATGCCGTAAgcaaaactcacagaagcacGCTCAAACTCTCCTCAGTTTATGTCTCTTTCTGCTTACTTAACGATATCGTCACCTCCTTTCCCCAGCTCGCTGTGTTCTCTCTTCCCTGAACCCCTCAGAGGCAGTCTCTGTCCCGGTTTCCCTCTGCCCCTTCGCCGTCACTCCTCAGTCCTCCGCTTCCTTCTCTCTGCTCTTCTGCTTCCACTCATTCCACTATTtcccttattttttctcttttctttacccatttcttctactttctcccccatttccattcttttacctttctttccttatttcttttctccttttctctatttcctcatttcccctttctcccctttcctcttttctctcatttttctctcccccacccccgccatttcccttattttattttcccctcaTTTCTTACTTCAGCACCCCCTCTTTTTCCTCACTTCACTTACCTTCtcctatttctccaaatttgttctccttctccttttctgaaCCTCACCTGCCACCTTAGTTGATCTCCGTCTGTCATTACCCTTTCAATAGATGTAGCGATTGCATGTTCACAGGCCTGAGGGGCGTGCCCCAGCTCTGTAAGATGGAGGGATGTTCTGGGTGGGCAAGTGGTGGGTTTCCAGGGTTTCTCAGGACTCAGAGACTTGGAATACTTTAAATGTGTAGGATTAAATAACGATTAGTGTCTGAAAAAACTAAACTTTTCATGACGTTCAGTTTTCACGTAAAACTGACTTACATTTCAGTCAGTACTCCCCACCCCCCCAACGGCTCCTTCCTTCACAAGTCTGGCCTTTGAAATAGAGCAGCATATACTGCCATCTAGTGTCCAAGACGTTGAACGTTCTCTGCCTGCGCCACAGAAGCTCGGAGAGGCACCAGAGGTACCTCCTGGTGGAATCCACAGTGCGTTGGTTCTAAGAGTAGCAGGGAAGAAGTGTAGGAGGCGGAGCTGCTACACTAAGAGAGTTCTGTGGCCAAGCTAATAGGCAGGAACACGCTCCTACACTAAGAGAGCTCCAGCTAATAGGCAGGAACACCAATTAGGGCCAGAGCCGCCCTTTTTTCTAGTGGAGCTTCACTTGGCCTGAGTCCCTGCGGATTGGACTTCCATAGATTTGAAACTTTCTCCAGGTACCACAAGCATCAGGCCTGTGATTAAGAGCAAAGAGCGGCCAACTATTGTAACTCTTATTCCCAAGGCCCCGTGGGTCCTATATGTGCCCTGCAACTTGGGGAAAATGGAGGTGGGGT
The Gorilla gorilla gorilla isolate KB3781 chromosome X, NHGRI_mGorGor1-v2.1_pri, whole genome shotgun sequence genome window above contains:
- the TSC22D3 gene encoding TSC22 domain family protein 3 isoform X1; amino-acid sequence: MTDGDQLRWQVRFRKGEGEQIWRNRRSLSFPGTLESPQASSVGAHLPAAPDLAGQATSEPEMAQSKLDCRSPVGLDCCNCCLDLAHRSGLQRGSSGENNNPGSPIVSNFRQLQEKLVFENLNTDKLNSIMRQDSLEPVLRDPCYLINEGICNRNIDQTMLSILLFFHSASGASVVAIDNKIEQAMDLVKNHLMYAVREEVEILKEQIRELVEKNSQLERENTLLKTLASPEQLEKFQSCLSPEEPAPESPQVPEAPGGSAV
- the TSC22D3 gene encoding TSC22 domain family protein 3 isoform X2 is translated as MAQSKLDCRSPVGLDCCNCCLDLAHRSGLQRGSSGENNNPGSPIVSNFRQLQEKLVFENLNTDKLNSIMRQDSLEPVLRDPCYLINEGICNRNIDQTMLSILLFFHSASGASVVAIDNKIEQAMDLVKNHLMYAVREEVEILKEQIRELVEKNSQLERENTLLKTLASPEQLEKFQSCLSPEEPAPESPQVPEAPGGSAV